TCGAAGGTTTATTGAGGGGGGAAGTGGGAGTTTTCTACCGTAAAATTTGTCCATTTTTAACCTACTTTCTTTTAATAATATTTTGAAGGATGGATAAAACGTGGGATTTTTAAAAAGCTTCAAACATAAATATGGCCATCTTCAAATATTACATCCAATCAGTCACTAACGACGTAAAATCCAGTGAAATTTCCTTGTCAAATATATAGATATATTGTGACCTTTTTTAAGGACCACATTATTAAAAATCAGTTTGTTTATAAAGTAGGCTAAAAATAATTCAATTCGAGGTGATTACGAAGCATTTTTGATATCAAATTCTATGTAATAATTTATCGAGTTTTCCTTTTTAATTGTGATTTCGCTGATTTTTTTGTGATAACGAGGTTTTATTTTTGAATTTTCTATTTTTAATTGCGATTACTAGTTTTTATTTGTGATATACACTTTTTTAATTACGATAACAAATTTTTACTATAAAAAACAAAAAAAGCCCCTAATCGAAGGAGCTCTTACTTAAACAACATACCAACCCAATCCTAAAGCACCTTCACCTAGATGCGTTCCAATTACTGGGCCAAAATATGAAGTTTCTAATTCAACATTCGGATATGTTTCACTAAGTTGTTGGGCTAACTTTTTTGCATCTTCTTCACGATTTGAGTGTATAACAACTGCTTTCATTTTTTCACCTTTTGATGCAACTTCGCCAAATAAATCTGTAATTCGTTTCATTGCCTTTTTTTCAGTTCGAATTTTTTCAAAGGCAACAATTTGTTTGTCTACAAATGTAAGGATTGGCTTTACTTGTAGTAAACTTCCTACAAATGCTTGTGCACTTGAAAGTCTTCCACCACGTTGTAGGTGATCTAAATCAAAAACCATAAAGTAAGCATTTGCAGATTGTTTTATTTCATCTAAACGCTCAATGATTTCAGTTGGTCCAGCACCTTTCTTTGCCATTTTCGCAGCTTCAATAACATAAAATCCTTGGACCATGCAGCTAATTTCTGAATCAAAAGCGACTACTTCTAAGTTATCAATCATTGAACCAGCTGATACAATACTTTGATAGGTTCCACTAATTCCACTTGATAAAGTAATAGCAACAACAGCCTCATATTCTTTTGCTAACTGTTCAAATTTTTCAATAATCGTGCCGTATGCAGGCTGTGAAGTTTTTGGAAGCTCCTTTTGTTCACGGACCTTGAGGAAAAATTGTTCAGCTGTAATTTCAACCTCTTCTTGGTAGGACGCATCTCCGAAGATTACATTAAGAGGCAACATATGTATATCTAAAGAATCTCTTACTTCCTTTGGGATATAGGATGTGCTATCTGTAACAATTGCAGTTCTCATTGTCATATCCTTTCTTATATACTGTAACGTTTAACTATTTATTTATTGGTTTAATTTTACACAACTAATTAAGTAAAATCATTGTATTTCATTCTCTTTACTCTGAGCCAATTCGACAACTCAGTTAGACTTAGAAAGACTTATTATACTTAAAAGCCTATTTATTGAAAAGAAAAAGTGGGCATTTTATTGATTCTATGTTTCAGACTAAAAGTGAAAAATTAAATTTATTGTTCCAAAATAAAAAAAGAGTACCGACCCAACCGATACTCTGCTTTTTGCACCTAACTATTTCACTTCTACCCAAGCGTTTCGAATTGCCGTAACTACAGCATGAGTACGATCATTTACTTCTAGCTTTTGTAGAATATTACTTACATGGTTTTTGACTGTTTTTTCACTAATAAAAAGAGCTTCACCAATAGCGCGGTTACTTTTACCATCTGCTAACATTTGAAGTACTTCACATTCTCTTCTAGTAAGTAAATGTAATGGACGGCGTACTTCTACTTCGCGTGATTTAAATAACTGCTCTTTAAGTGATAGTCTTCTAAATTCTTCTACTAGGTTGTGAGTAATCTTCGGGTGTAAATAACATCCACCTTTTGTAACGACTTTAATCGCTTCAATTAATGTATCTGAGTCCATTTCTTTTAATAAATAGCCTCTTGCACCCACTTTTAAGACATGAGTTACATACGATTCATCATCATGAATAGATAAAATAATTACTTTTGCATCAGGATGTTTTTCTAGTAATGCTTTTGTAGCAGTTACTCCGTTCATTGTCGGCATGTTTATATCAACAATAATTACATCTACTTGATGTTGATCCATAATATTTACAACCTCTGTACCATCTGAACCTTCAGCAACAACATCAAAACTCTCTTCAAAGTCTAGGATTCTCTTAATTCCTTCACGAAACAATTTATGATCATCTACAATTGCAATTCTAGTTTTCATTTCATTACTCCTCTGTTTATTTGTTCTAGTTTGCTAATCTATCGAAATTTGTAGAAATTGGTAATTTTTTCTAAATTATAGTATATTTTAACATATTTTGTTTATAGTTACGACGCAAATCACCAAAAAACGTGAAATAAAATTTTACTTTTGGAAATTTTCAGACGTTTGATTTTGAAATGACATTTCTAATTCTTTCTCTATTTCTACATCTAAAGTGATCCTAATCGTCGTACCTACGTCTAGTAAAGATTCGATGATAAAATCACCATTTAATAACTTAACGCGTTCTTTCATTCCTATTAATCCAAAAGAGTTTTCACTTTGGCTTTTTCCAATTGGAAAACCAACTCCATCATCCTGAACGAAAACATTAATTTTGTTTCCTAAAAAATCTAATCTCACACTAATTGTTGATGGATTGGCATGCTTACATGCGTTTTGAACTGCCTCTTGGATAATCCGAAAGATCGCGACTTCTATTTTTGAATTAAGTCTTTTTTCGCTTTGCCCGTACCCGTAATATTCAAATTTAATCTCAATATGCTTATACGATTCAAGCGATTTTAAATATTTATTAAGGGCTGGAACTAAACCTATATCATCTAATGCCATCGGGCGTAGATCATATATAATTCTTCTAACTTCCCCTAATGCGCAACGGACTCGTTCCTTTATATCACCTAATTCTTTTCTTGCATCTTCTTCTGGTCTTTGGCGATATGTTTTTATTAAAAAGTCTGACTGCATTAATATACTGGCTAACGTTTGGGCAGGTCCATCATGTATTTCGCGTGATAACTTTATACGCTCCTCTTCCTGTGCTTGTATCAGTTGAAATCCGAACTCTTGTTTTTGTTTATCATCTTCATGTAAATGACTAACTTGCTTAAGGTCTGTATTAAGGTAGTTTAAAACAATTGAAATACGGGCAACTAATAGTTCGGCTTTTTGTAGTTTCTCTAACAAAGTCTGAAGTCTATTTTCTAGTTCTTTTCTACGATGATTTAGAACTCTTTCTTCCTTTAATGAAAGAAAATGCTGTTCCTGAATAGTTTGGACAGTTTCATATACTGACTTTACTTGAGATTCAGTATACTTGTTAATTTCCCCATCAACTTCAGTTAATTTTTGTCGTGCCGCTCGGGCTAATAAATCTAATCTAACCGTATTTTCAATTTTCTCTACTACTTGTAATTTTACTTCTTCAAGCTCTACTCTTAATTTCTCGTATTCTGAGCGAGTATCTTCAACAATTCCAAACACATGGGACTTACTATCTATAACATATGTGAGCATATTATCCATGATTTCGTCCAGTGTCTGATTGTCCATTATTCTAGCTGTCATTCACCTTTTCCCCCATTAGCCTATTACTAAATGACTAATAATTTCATGTATATCTAATATTATAATGTAAATAGAATTATAATTGTACAAAAATTTGAAATAAGCAAAAATTATAATTTTTCCGATTCAAACCTTATATTACCAATATATATTGGTATTTTATTTTAAGTTTTAAAAAATACATACCCTTATATAACATCCTTAACACAAAGTTAACAAGTGTTACAAATATATTACGATTGACCCAATAAAAAAGCTGATTCCCGTAAAAGAATCAGCTTTCTGCCTATTTATTGATTGGTACTATTTTCATTTTCAGAACTACTATCTGAATTAATTGTATTAGTCGTATTAGTTGTAGGCGGTTTTTCTAAACCTAAGTGAACTCGGAATTTGCTAGTAATTTCTCTTACACTTTCCTCTTCAGGAACATAATAGTAAATACCGTGAATCGTATCATCGTGACCTTTTAATTTTATTGTTTCTAAGTCATTTTCAGTAATATTAGGTAAATGCTTAGCAAGTGAAATACCACCGCTCATTTTCATGTTCGTACTTATATTTTTACTGAACACTTTCGCGTATTGATCCATTTTCATGATTGTTTCAGGTGATTTAATTTCATTTAAGATCGCTTTAATTACTTGTTGTTGTCTTTCTTCACGTCCAAAATCACCACGAGGATCACGTTTGCGCATACGAGAATATGCTAACGCCTGTTGTCCATTTAAATGCATCATACCTTTGGTAAAGTAAACCTTTTTCCTTGGTGTAGTATCTGTATTTTCCCAGAAATCAAATGGTACATCAACATCTATTCCACCAACTGCATCAACTATGTTTTTAAAGCCATTAAAGTCCACTGTAACGTAATAATCAATTGGTACATTTAAGAATTGCTCAACTGTATCAACTGTTAATTGTAATCCACCATATGAATATGCATGGTTTATTTTAGTTTTTTCTGCATGTCCTGGAATACTTACATATGTATCACGAGGAATACTCATTGTTTTAATTGTCTCCTCTTTTGGATTAAAGGTAGCAAGGATCATCGAATCAGTTCGTCCACCCTTTCCACCAGTTGAATAGTTCTCAATTCCTAAGAAGAGAATCGATATTGGATCTTTCGAAATTGCAACTTTTTCATTTCTTAAGTTTGAAGAAATATCTTCTCCTTTTGTTGCTTTATTTAATTCAAGATATGTTCTAACACCTTTATATCCTACAAACACTAATGCTACTATAATGATAAGTAATAATACCCTAGCAATTAAGCCTCTCTTTTTCTTTCTTCTTTTCTTGGCCATTTTTCGAGAATGATTCTGATTCATATGTTCGAATAGACCTCCTTTAAAGTTAGTATGATTGTTCTATTTAAAATTAGTCATAAATTCACTATTTATAAAGCTAGATTACTACATGTATTTAACAATACTTTCATTTATATGGCAACTACCATTGGTTAACTCAATCATCCAGTTTTTGAAGCTATCTACTTCATCAATCTTAATCCAAAGTTCAAAGCTTACTTCTTCCATGTGGTTAACATTTTCTAAATGATAATGTGAGTTCCGTAAAGCGAACTCTACTTTACCTAATAATTTATAATTAATCTTTACGTTCAATACTTTTACTAATGAACGCTCAACAATTCCAACAGCGTTTAACCCTTCACTGACTGCCTGTCCATATGCACGAATTAATCCTCCTGCTCCAAGCTTTTTACCACCAAAATACCTTGTTACAACAACAACAGTATCTTTTAATCCTCTCTTTTTCAAAACTTCTAACATCGGAACTCCAGCCGTGCCACTCGGCTCTCCATCATCATTGGCTTTTTGAATTTCATCGTTTTCACCGATTAAATAAGCTGAGCAATTATGAGATGCATCAAAATGCTTTTTTTTAATTTCTGTAATGAATCGTTGCGCATCAACTTCAGTTTTCGCTTCATTTATGTAACAAATAAATTTTGATTTTTCAATCTCAATTTCATGACTACCAAAGCCACAAACAGTGAAATAATTCGCTAGCATTTAACACCTAACCTTTCGACTAAATTAAACAATATTTCGACTCACTTCAATATATTACTACAATTTTTCATTCCATTCCTTAAAAAACACTAACATTCTTCAAAAGTAAGTATTTACTGACAAGAATTTATACAGTAACATTAAAAATAATGCTTACTAATTTAATTTTAGACTTTAAGTAACTGCAATGATCAGTCAATATGATCCAATCATTCCATACGAAAAAAAGTTTTCATATTCACATGAATATCAAACTGTATATCCACTATGCATAAAAAAATTTATATCAATTTCTGAATTCCACATCAAGAAATTTCTACTTAATTTAAATTAAATTTAACAATATTGAAAACTAAGTGATAAACCCATTTCATCTTTGGTCATATCCAGCCATATCCCCACAAATTTATTTGTTTTTTCATTTAAAAATTAAAGTTTACGCCTTTTTTAAGAAGAAGATTATCCTAAATGATCAAAAATATTAGAATCATATTTCTTCTGCGGTAATAAGTTTAATAATGCGGTAATTAAAAAGCTTGTAATAAGAGCATTTTAATTACAATTGTATGACTAATAACCAAACCAATACTCCACTTTGAATATTAAATATAGTCTTAATGGAACTACTTTAATTTTCAATAGCGCCCACTTAAATAAAGATTAAATATAACAGCAATGAAAAGTGCTAAAAGAGCTTTGCCATAAGTAAAAAAATCTTGAAAAGGGAGATGATTCTTGGAGATACAAAAAACAAGGATTTAAAGGAAGGATAAAAAAACTAAATTTATTCATAATAAATCATAAGGAGAATCATCAAAATATTGTTATTACATACCCAATTTCAAAACCAAGGTTATAAAAAGGGATAATCCCCCCATAAAACAAACAAATTTTAATGTTGTTAGAAGGTAGTAAGATACTCTGTTAGACCAATATCGATGGGGTTTTAATTTCTTTAAGAAAGTGCTATTTGAACACGACGTATTTTTCCACTTACTTTATGCTAAAATAATAATACTTAAAAAGTAGAACTGGACAAAAGTCTGATTAATTACTAATTATTGTAATGCCGATTAATAAATCATTCTTGCACACACTATAAGTGTAAGGTACCCTTGTGAACTTTTTATGTGGAGTAATAAGCTTGTAACATAAAAATAATTTGATTTTTTTCTGCGAACATTTATAATTGTTATGATGTTATAAAACGTAAACGTTATACATTAGGACATGTTGCAATGCACTTGCAAGGATGGGCCTAAATTATAAACTGGGGTGTTTAAATGGCCTTACAGAATACTCAACAAAAGGTTGAAAGCCGCTACTCAATTCAACAACTTGAGTCATTAAAAAAGAAAAGTATTTTTTATTCATTTATAAAAAGAACATTGGATATAGTCTTTGCGTCGCTCGCGTTTGTCATTTCTTTACCATTCGTATTGTTCTTTATTGCATTAATTAAAATTGATTCCCCTGGCCCTGCTCTTTTCATCCAAGAACGAGTTGGATTAAATGGGAAGATTTTTAATATTTACAAGTTAAGAACAATGCGTATGGATGCAGAGATAAATGGACCACAATGGGCTAGTACGGATGATCCTCGCATTACAAAACTTGGTCACTTCCTTCGAAAAACTCGTATCGATGAATTACCACAGTTCGTCAATGTCTTACGTGGAGATATGAGTCTTGTTGGTCCTAGACCAGAAAGAGCGTTTTTTTTAGTAAAATTTAATCATGAAGTACCAGGCTTTACTAATCGCTTAACAGTCAAACCAGGGTTAACTGGTTGGGCACAAGTGAATGGCGGGTATGAATTAACACCGAAAGAGAAGTTAGTCTTAGATTTACACTATATTGAACATCGCTCAATCATGTTGGACATTCGAATTATGTTTAAAACAATTAAAGTTGTCTTGACTGGTGAAGGTGCTCGTTAAGTAATATAAGATAAGTTCAAAATTTTCTTTATTAAAAATAAGAATAACTAAACAAAAGGCTATTTCTCAATTGGGAAATGGCCTTTTGTTTTCTTTAATAATAAATAGTATTGTTCATTTAAAATAATTTTAAAGGTAAAGAACATTTTAAATTCCAAAAATTACCCACAATTTCAGAAGTTTATTAACAATTTGTGGATAACATATAATACTTATCCACAAACCACTTGTTTATAAATTAAATCAAGTAGCTAAGAAATAGTAAGATACGACAAAATTCTACCAAAACCAAAATTGCTAATCTTTTCTTCCTGTCGATAAGTATTAATTTTATTCACAAGTTATCCACATATTAAAACCAAATTGCATTCATCTTAAAGATATTTAGTTAAACAAATAAATTTACTCTTACTTGAAAAAATAAAAAAATACAATGCAATAAGAAAAAAGCTTATCGCATCGTATTTTAACTATTTTACAACTTTAATTGTACGAACACTTTTGTTTCCCGATTTATCAATTACGTAAACTTTTAAATACGTGTTTGCTTTCTGTACTTTTATTGATACAGAAAATTTACTACTGGAATTAACCGAGCTTTGACCTATTAATGTACTTCCTCGATAAATCTTCACTGAAGCATATTTCTCAGCACTACCTGTTACAGTTTTTGATTTTGAAGTAACTTTATTAACAACTGGAAGAGCTGGTGGAGTTTTATCTAATACTTTTAAAGACTTTGTTGCACTTGCATTTCCAGCTTTATCCGTAGCATTTACACTAACTGTCGTTCCACTTTTTTGCTTTGAAATTGTAAATTTGTAGCTTTTATTTGAAGCAGCTGTTGTGCTTTTTTGAAACTTGCCATTAATAGATAGTTTAACTGTAGAACCTGCTTCTGCTGTTCCGGTAATAGTCGTTGATTGATCTGAAACTGTATTCATTGCTGGTGTTGATGGCTTTGTTTTATCGATTGTAAAGTTGATTGTCGTTGTGTTACTTTCTTCATCTTTCACAACTAAAGTGTATTTACCTGGCTTACTAACGATTTGACCATTTTTAAATCCGGTACCATTTAATAAAGCAGTGCCTTCATCAAATGTGATTTTTACGTCTTTATTATAAGAAATATTATTTTTCACCCCTGTTACGATTGGAGCTACAAAATCTTTCTTTTTGGCAATATATGCAGAAGATATATATCCTGATATTTTTCCATCAGTTGTTTTTACTGGGAACCATACAAAATGATTTAAGCTAGTATTTGGTTCAGTGTATTTAAACTCTCCATCAATTACAAATACCTTATTTAAAGGTTGGGATGTATATGAAGATGAAGTATTCGGTTGAGTTCTTAGTTTTGTACCAGCTGTTGTTACCTTGACGATATCGCCTTTTTTCAATAAATACACAGACTCATGTAATCCACTTGTCATTATATAATTCAATGTATTAAATGTTATACTTTTGCTTAGATTTGGATCATAACTAAAATCATCATAGGCAAATGGATATTGAGCAAGTTTTGTACTTCCTAATAAACTTTGTTCTTCAATGATATTAAACACTTTATCTTGGTAAGTTTCTAAATTCCTTATGATTAAATGATCATCATTTCTTTTTAACGGACTATTTACAGGCATTGTACCGTTATACGCCATAACAGGAAAATACCAGTTTTCAATAATGTCTCTTCCAGCACCATTTATTTTGGGTAATGACGATAATCCGTACTTCTGATCTAAAATACTAACACCCGTCTCAATATTATAGACGATATCATTTTTTAATCTCTCTGGATCTACGGTAGGATCTGTCACTTGCATAATTCCTAATCCATTATCAGAAGAAATAACTGGTTGTCCCTTTTCATCAAATTGTCTCCAAGATGATTCTTTCATTGCAATGGATTTAACAACTTCAGGTGGAATATTCTTACTTAATGCTGCATTCGTTAGTAAACAATTAATTTGTTGATTAGATGGATTTACATTTTGTTTAATTTCACCCATTGGTAAACATTTCGTAGACCAATCCGTTGCTGCTGATGCTTTTCCAGCAACTAATCCAATGGAAAGCATCGTTAATAAGCCTACTTTTAACATTGTTGATTTCAAAACTTTACTCCTCCCCAATCTACTTAATTTTCTATCTTTCATTGTATCATATAAACATATTTTTCTTTAAACTTGTTACTCAATTAAACTAGTAAAAAAAGTGACTCACAATGAGTCACTTTTTTTATTTTAATTCTTGTTTAACATAACTTGATGATACCCATCCAAAGCTTCCATTCGCTAGTTGGACTTTATACCATTTTTTTGTACTATCCATTGTTAAAGTACCATCTGTATTTGTATCAATACTTACGTAATTATTAAGGTTTAACGTACCAATCACATTGTTTTCAGCTGTAGTTGCAGCTGAGCGCACGTTTAAACCATCTGCTGTTATTCTACCTAAGTTTTTAACAGATAAAGTTTGGCTATATGCATTTAATTTAATACTGTTTGTCCAAAAAACATTCCCATCGATCGATAATTTAATCCAATAATTATTTGTTTTTTCAAGAAGAAGGAAAGTTGTACCGGCTGTAATCGATTTCACTTTAGCCGTATCTCCCTTTGCGGTGTATAGATCAATGTTTCCTTTTGCAACCGCTTGGATATTAGCAGGGAATACATCACTACCAACAGGAGTAGATGGACTGCCCGGAATCGTAGTATTCGGTTGAGCTTTATCATAGTACGCTTTATCAAACGGTAGAATTTTTTGCATATGTTGAGCAATCAATTTACCCCAGTTTGGGTCAGTCGCGTAATAAAAATTCATTCCTTCACTCGCTGTATCTATTCTTACATTGCTCATATCTTTTGTACTAAAACCAAGATATGCACCTTTATATTTCCAGTTACTTGGATTTAAGTAAGTGGATTTAATTGAGCGTGCAATATACTCTACATTTTCTTGTACACTCATAAATTTGTATGATGCTATATATGGCGTTGCATCATAAGAACCAAAGCCAAATAAGTTATTTTTTCCTAATGAAATTTGCGAAGTACCAAATCCACTTTCATGAATGGCATGTGCTGCTAAATAAAGTGCATTTACACCATATTTATTTCCAGCATCAATAAATAATTGTCCTTGACCAGTCAGTATACTCTTAACTCCACTTTTCAAGTTATTAGCAATATAGGTATTAATTTGCGCAGCAGTTACTGGCGAAGGTGTACGCAGATCAATAAACTGGTAGCTATCTCTTGATGTCAGTGGGTCACCAGTTTTAACTTGTTTGATATATAATCCTGATACATATCCCGTTTTCCCATTGTAACTAACCTTATACCAATTGTTAGAAGTTTTATCAGTCGCAATTAAAACCATATTTACGGGAATTACTGTAAGCAACGGTGAAGAAGCATCATACGATTGACGTAAATTTAATTCTGAAGTCGTAATATATGTCGAATCTGTAATATTCGTTATTGTCACGACATCGCTTTTTCCAAAATCCAATGCTCTTACATATCCATTTACACCGTTATAAGACACACTATACCAATTACCAATTTTTTTGCTAATCGGGATAACTATATCTTTTGGAATTTGAATAAGCTGCTTTGAAGCATTGCTGAACGATTGATATAAATAAGTTGTATTAAGCGCTTTATAATTTGTAGTAGTAAATGTTGTGAAGCTATTTGTAGTTACATCCTCACTCTTAACATAAAGATTTTGTCCATTGTAATTAATTCGATACCATATCTTTCCTACTAAATCTGTCGCTTTTTGAGTTGAAGCAAAGCCATTATCTCCATTAACTGTAGTTACTACAGGTTTTGTCGCATCTGGAGTTGCGTATAAGTTAGTGACTGCTTTCGTAAAATAATATGCAGTACTTGTTGTTTCATATTTTATTTCATTTACTTTTGTAAAATTATTAATATAAACATATCCCGTTTTACCATTAACCGTGACGTAATACCAGTTACCAACACGTTTTGAAGATGAAATGACCGTACCACTTGGAATACTTGATAGTACTTTAGAAGATACACCATAGGTTTGATATAAACTTGTATTTCTAATTGCTTTATATTTTGTTTGGGCAAATGTAGCTACAGAACTTTTCGTAACATCTGCGCTATTTACATACAAGGTTTTGCCATTATAACTAACGCGGAACCATGTTTGGCCAATGCTATTTACAATGTTTTGAGTACTATAAAATCCATTATTAACAACTACAGAATATGCTGCAGCTTTTTTCGTATCAGGCGTTGGATATAGCTTAGTAGTTTTATTTGTAAAATAATAAGCAGTAGCTTGAGTAGTGTATTTATAATATTCCTTTAAATACGTACCACTTACCCAACCAGTTTTTGAACTATAAGTCACTTTGTACCAATTACCATTCTTTTGAGTAGCGGTAATTAATTTTCCTTTTGGAATAATCACAAGTGATTTATAGGTTGTACCTGCACCCTGTCTTACATTTAGATTTGCTGTCGTTTGATACTTTGTTGTAATATTTACAATTGCTGCACTTGCTTTTGATGTTTCCAAACCGATATTAGGACAGGAAATGCTGGAGGTGCCTACTAATATGCCTGTTGATACCAAAAGTACTCTTCCCATTTTTTTCATGAATCTAATTTTCCTTTCCAACCATTTTTACATTTAATACGTAAAATAAAACAATCCAATTCTATTAAACTAGTAAAATTAATAAACTATAATTTTTTTAAAATGAAATTAACAAAAAGTTAACACTAAAGTTAAGTATAAGTCATAAAATGTCGGAATTTAAATTGTTTTATCAATAATTATATCGGTAAAAAAAGGAAATTGTTTTATATTATCGAAACGACAACCATTTTGTAATTAAATTGACACAATTCTAAAAAAAAAGTTAAAAAGACCATACAGAAGACATTTAACTCTTCTCCATGGTCTATTGATTTCCTACTATATTATGTTTAAGTGGGACTAAAATCTCGAAGTACTTTGTTTTCTTCATTACTTTTTGACTATATGTGAAATCACCATAACAATATGGATATCTGAAATTTTTCTTATTATTATTACACGTATAAAGCTCTGGATTCGTCTCTACCATCGATAAAGAATAAGTTTTAGCAAGTTGATCTGTATGTTTACCCCCATGTGTTTTTACAAAATCAATATAAGCAATCCCCATATTGTAACTTTGTATGATGGTTTGTAAATCAACACCTTGCTTTTTACCATAGGAATACACGTCTTTAAAATGTGAGACACCTTGTTGTATGCTTTTTGATGTATCTTGAATACTATCCTTTGCTAGTCCTAGTGATTCTGAAGCCTGCATTGGATCTTTTCCTTTACCCTTCGTTTCTTGCATCATTAGCCCTAGTAATAAAGGTGTGTATTCTTCTAAATTAGACGTCTTTAACTCAGTGTAAACTTGTGTTTCATACTTCAACACATCTTGGAAATAGTAACGATAGATCGCAAATAACCCAATAATTGACATCAGAAGTGTAAATAAAAGAAGTCTTTTAATAATTTTCCACATTCTATTCTTTTTCATTACCTCCAAACATTTCTCTTTAATACATTATAACGAATATTCCTATTTAAAAAA
This genomic interval from Gottfriedia acidiceleris contains the following:
- a CDS encoding LCP family protein — translated: MNQNHSRKMAKKRRKKKRGLIARVLLLIIIVALVFVGYKGVRTYLELNKATKGEDISSNLRNEKVAISKDPISILFLGIENYSTGGKGGRTDSMILATFNPKEETIKTMSIPRDTYVSIPGHAEKTKINHAYSYGGLQLTVDTVEQFLNVPIDYYVTVDFNGFKNIVDAVGGIDVDVPFDFWENTDTTPRKKVYFTKGMMHLNGQQALAYSRMRKRDPRGDFGREERQQQVIKAILNEIKSPETIMKMDQYAKVFSKNISTNMKMSGGISLAKHLPNITENDLETIKLKGHDDTIHGIYYYVPEEESVREITSKFRVHLGLEKPPTTNTTNTINSDSSSENENSTNQ
- a CDS encoding DegV family protein yields the protein MRTAIVTDSTSYIPKEVRDSLDIHMLPLNVIFGDASYQEEVEITAEQFFLKVREQKELPKTSQPAYGTIIEKFEQLAKEYEAVVAITLSSGISGTYQSIVSAGSMIDNLEVVAFDSEISCMVQGFYVIEAAKMAKKGAGPTEIIERLDEIKQSANAYFMVFDLDHLQRGGRLSSAQAFVGSLLQVKPILTFVDKQIVAFEKIRTEKKAMKRITDLFGEVASKGEKMKAVVIHSNREEDAKKLAQQLSETYPNVELETSYFGPVIGTHLGEGALGLGWYVV
- a CDS encoding sugar transferase; protein product: MALQNTQQKVESRYSIQQLESLKKKSIFYSFIKRTLDIVFASLAFVISLPFVLFFIALIKIDSPGPALFIQERVGLNGKIFNIYKLRTMRMDAEINGPQWASTDDPRITKLGHFLRKTRIDELPQFVNVLRGDMSLVGPRPERAFFLVKFNHEVPGFTNRLTVKPGLTGWAQVNGGYELTPKEKLVLDLHYIEHRSIMLDIRIMFKTIKVVLTGEGAR
- a CDS encoding sensor histidine kinase → MTARIMDNQTLDEIMDNMLTYVIDSKSHVFGIVEDTRSEYEKLRVELEEVKLQVVEKIENTVRLDLLARAARQKLTEVDGEINKYTESQVKSVYETVQTIQEQHFLSLKEERVLNHRRKELENRLQTLLEKLQKAELLVARISIVLNYLNTDLKQVSHLHEDDKQKQEFGFQLIQAQEEERIKLSREIHDGPAQTLASILMQSDFLIKTYRQRPEEDARKELGDIKERVRCALGEVRRIIYDLRPMALDDIGLVPALNKYLKSLESYKHIEIKFEYYGYGQSEKRLNSKIEVAIFRIIQEAVQNACKHANPSTISVRLDFLGNKINVFVQDDGVGFPIGKSQSENSFGLIGMKERVKLLNGDFIIESLLDVGTTIRITLDVEIEKELEMSFQNQTSENFQK
- a CDS encoding YigZ family protein, with product MLANYFTVCGFGSHEIEIEKSKFICYINEAKTEVDAQRFITEIKKKHFDASHNCSAYLIGENDEIQKANDDGEPSGTAGVPMLEVLKKRGLKDTVVVVTRYFGGKKLGAGGLIRAYGQAVSEGLNAVGIVERSLVKVLNVKINYKLLGKVEFALRNSHYHLENVNHMEEVSFELWIKIDEVDSFKNWMIELTNGSCHINESIVKYM
- a CDS encoding Ig-like domain-containing protein, with protein sequence MKSTMLKVGLLTMLSIGLVAGKASAATDWSTKCLPMGEIKQNVNPSNQQINCLLTNAALSKNIPPEVVKSIAMKESSWRQFDEKGQPVISSDNGLGIMQVTDPTVDPERLKNDIVYNIETGVSILDQKYGLSSLPKINGAGRDIIENWYFPVMAYNGTMPVNSPLKRNDDHLIIRNLETYQDKVFNIIEEQSLLGSTKLAQYPFAYDDFSYDPNLSKSITFNTLNYIMTSGLHESVYLLKKGDIVKVTTAGTKLRTQPNTSSSYTSQPLNKVFVIDGEFKYTEPNTSLNHFVWFPVKTTDGKISGYISSAYIAKKKDFVAPIVTGVKNNISYNKDVKITFDEGTALLNGTGFKNGQIVSKPGKYTLVVKDEESNTTTINFTIDKTKPSTPAMNTVSDQSTTITGTAEAGSTVKLSINGKFQKSTTAASNKSYKFTISKQKSGTTVSVNATDKAGNASATKSLKVLDKTPPALPVVNKVTSKSKTVTGSAEKYASVKIYRGSTLIGQSSVNSSSKFSVSIKVQKANTYLKVYVIDKSGNKSVRTIKVVK
- a CDS encoding response regulator; this translates as MKTRIAIVDDHKLFREGIKRILDFEESFDVVAEGSDGTEVVNIMDQHQVDVIIVDINMPTMNGVTATKALLEKHPDAKVIILSIHDDESYVTHVLKVGARGYLLKEMDSDTLIEAIKVVTKGGCYLHPKITHNLVEEFRRLSLKEQLFKSREVEVRRPLHLLTRRECEVLQMLADGKSNRAIGEALFISEKTVKNHVSNILQKLEVNDRTHAVVTAIRNAWVEVK